One window from the genome of Paraclostridium sordellii encodes:
- the glgB gene encoding 1,4-alpha-glucan branching protein GlgB: protein MRKYEDVINSYNINLFKEGKSFRSYSFMGAHKVEKEGITGITFLVWAPNAKKVSLVGEFNNWDESLNIMNEIEGSGIWNIFIPNMEYGESYKFYIESKSGKGKLKSDPYAFLSEKRPNTASIVYNLKNYKWNDDIWIEKKEKYSYIDRPMNIYEVHLGSWKRKWDGEFFTYEELDELIDYVEDMGYTHIELLPVTEHPLDMSWGYQTVGYYSATSRYGNPEQLMRFIDKCHQKKIGVIFDFAYSHFCKDDHGLYKFDGTNQFEYEDETKAENLGWGTAHFDLGKPEIQSFLISNAIFWMERFHVDGIRMDAVSSMLYLDYDIGHWKPNKYGGRENIEAIEFLRMFNEILHKEVKNPIIIAEESTSWQMVTGPAYKGGLAFDNKWNMGWMNDTLKYMEMDPIYRKYHHELITFSFMYAFSENFIIPLSHDEVVHGKKSLLNKMPGDEWQKFANLRLLYAYMMIHPGKKLLFMGSEFAQDLEWRFEYGLEWTLLANEQNLKMKNYVKDLNHLYKDEKSMYEIDNHHSGFDFIDPHNINQSVIVIMRKGKKKEDFIIAVLNFTPVVYSEYRIGVPYRGLYTEVFNSDNEKYYGSGQTMQEQVLESEDINWHNKQYSINIKVPPLGATFIKGINLSLND from the coding sequence TTGAGAAAATATGAAGATGTTATAAATAGCTACAATATAAATTTATTTAAAGAGGGGAAAAGTTTTAGAAGTTATAGTTTCATGGGAGCGCATAAAGTGGAAAAGGAAGGTATAACAGGGATTACTTTTTTAGTTTGGGCTCCTAATGCTAAAAAAGTTAGCTTAGTAGGGGAATTTAACAATTGGGATGAGAGCTTAAATATTATGAATGAGATTGAAGGTAGTGGAATATGGAATATATTTATACCTAATATGGAATATGGAGAAAGCTATAAATTTTATATAGAAAGTAAAAGTGGAAAAGGTAAATTAAAATCAGACCCATATGCATTTTTATCAGAAAAAAGACCAAATACAGCATCTATTGTATATAATTTAAAAAACTATAAATGGAATGATGATATTTGGATAGAGAAAAAAGAAAAGTATTCATATATTGATAGACCTATGAATATATATGAAGTTCACTTAGGTTCGTGGAAAAGAAAGTGGGATGGAGAATTTTTTACGTATGAAGAATTAGATGAGTTAATAGATTATGTTGAAGATATGGGATATACACATATAGAATTACTTCCGGTTACAGAACATCCCCTAGATATGTCATGGGGATATCAAACTGTAGGATATTATAGTGCTACTAGTAGATATGGAAATCCGGAGCAACTAATGAGATTTATTGATAAATGTCATCAAAAAAAAATAGGTGTTATATTTGATTTTGCATATAGTCATTTTTGTAAAGATGATCATGGATTATATAAGTTTGATGGAACAAATCAATTTGAATATGAAGATGAAACAAAGGCTGAGAACTTAGGTTGGGGTACTGCGCATTTTGACTTAGGAAAACCGGAGATACAAAGTTTTTTAATATCAAATGCAATTTTTTGGATGGAGAGATTCCATGTTGATGGTATTAGGATGGATGCTGTATCGAGCATGCTTTACTTAGATTATGACATAGGGCATTGGAAACCTAATAAATACGGAGGAAGAGAAAACATAGAAGCAATAGAATTTTTAAGGATGTTTAATGAAATTTTACATAAAGAAGTTAAAAATCCTATTATAATAGCTGAAGAATCTACCTCATGGCAAATGGTTACAGGTCCGGCTTATAAAGGGGGATTAGCATTTGATAATAAATGGAATATGGGATGGATGAATGATACTTTAAAATATATGGAAATGGATCCAATTTATCGTAAATACCATCACGAACTTATAACTTTTTCATTTATGTATGCATTTTCTGAAAATTTCATAATACCATTATCACATGATGAAGTAGTTCATGGCAAAAAATCTTTACTAAATAAAATGCCAGGAGATGAATGGCAGAAATTTGCTAATTTAAGATTGTTGTATGCGTATATGATGATTCATCCAGGTAAGAAACTTTTATTTATGGGCAGTGAGTTTGCTCAAGATTTAGAATGGAGATTTGAGTATGGATTAGAGTGGACTTTATTAGCTAATGAACAAAATTTAAAAATGAAAAATTATGTAAAAGATTTAAATCATCTTTATAAAGATGAAAAATCTATGTATGAGATAGATAATCATCATTCAGGGTTTGACTTTATAGATCCACACAATATAAATCAAAGTGTAATAGTAATAATGAGAAAAGGAAAGAAAAAGGAAGATTTCATAATAGCAGTTTTAAACTTTACACCTGTAGTGTATAGCGAATACCGTATAGGAGTTCCGTATAGGGGATTGTATACAGAGGTATTTAATAGCGATAATGAAAAGTATTATGGATCTGGTCAGACTATGCAAGAGCAAGTTTTAGAATCAGAAGATATAAATTGGCATAATAAGCAATACTCTATAAATATAAAAGTTCCACCATTAGGAGCAACTTTCATAAAGGGTATAAATTTAAGTTTAAATGATTAA
- the tsaD gene encoding tRNA (adenosine(37)-N6)-threonylcarbamoyltransferase complex transferase subunit TsaD, which produces MKDIITLAIESSCDETACAVLKNGREVLSNIISTQIELHKKFGGVVPEVASRKHIENIPMVVQQALDEAKVTFDDIDHIAVTYGPGLVGAVLVGLSYAKALAYTLDIPLVGVNHIEGHVSANYIQDKNLKPPFITLIVSGGHTHLVEVKDYGKYEILGKTKDDASGEAFDKIARAMGLGYPGGPIIDRLAKSGNKKAIDFPRACMDEGYDFSFSGLKSAVLNYLNAKKMKKEEIIVEDVAASFQEAVVEVLSKKAIKAAKEKGYDTIALAGGVASNSALREKLTVMGEKQNIKVKYPSPILCTDNAAMIGCAGYYSFINGRRDDMSLNAVPNLKIGQ; this is translated from the coding sequence ATGAAGGATATAATAACATTAGCTATAGAATCTAGCTGTGATGAAACAGCATGTGCGGTTCTTAAAAATGGAAGAGAAGTTTTAAGTAATATAATATCAACTCAAATTGAATTACATAAAAAATTTGGTGGAGTTGTACCAGAGGTTGCATCTAGAAAACATATAGAAAATATACCTATGGTTGTTCAACAAGCTCTTGATGAAGCAAAAGTAACATTTGATGATATTGACCATATAGCAGTAACTTATGGACCTGGATTAGTAGGGGCTGTTTTAGTGGGGTTATCTTATGCTAAAGCATTAGCATATACTTTAGATATACCATTAGTAGGTGTAAATCATATAGAAGGTCATGTAAGTGCTAACTATATACAAGATAAAAATTTAAAACCCCCATTTATAACATTAATAGTTTCAGGAGGACATACTCACTTAGTAGAGGTCAAAGATTATGGTAAATATGAAATTTTAGGAAAGACTAAGGATGATGCATCTGGAGAAGCTTTTGATAAAATAGCAAGAGCTATGGGCTTAGGATATCCAGGTGGCCCAATAATTGATAGATTAGCTAAAAGTGGTAATAAAAAAGCTATAGATTTTCCAAGAGCATGTATGGATGAAGGATATGACTTTAGTTTTAGTGGTTTAAAGTCAGCCGTTTTAAATTATTTAAATGCTAAAAAAATGAAAAAGGAAGAGATAATAGTAGAAGATGTAGCAGCATCTTTCCAAGAGGCTGTAGTAGAAGTTTTATCTAAAAAAGCTATAAAGGCAGCAAAAGAAAAAGGATATGATACTATTGCCTTAGCTGGAGGAGTTGCATCAAACTCAGCTCTTAGAGAGAAGCTAACAGTTATGGGTGAAAAACAAAATATAAAAGTTAAGTATCCATCTCCTATTTTATGTACAGACAATGCAGCTATGATTGGATGTGCAGGATATTATAGTTTTATCAATGGAAGAAGAGATGATATGAGTTTAAATGCGGTTCCAAATTTAAAAATTGGACAATAA
- the rimI gene encoding ribosomal protein S18-alanine N-acetyltransferase: MINSNLIIRDMTIDDVEGVFQVEKNCFEHYWSKPEFEKEMKNDVARYLVAQIDKKIVGYVGIWFIAGEGHITNVAVHSDYRGQKIGDKLIKHLVEKCKENHIFAMTLEVRVSNLIAQNLYKKYGFKLAGIRKEYYSDNKEDAMIMWSQLKEV; this comes from the coding sequence ATGATAAATAGCAATTTAATAATAAGGGATATGACTATAGATGATGTAGAAGGAGTTTTTCAAGTAGAGAAAAATTGCTTTGAACATTATTGGTCTAAGCCTGAATTTGAAAAAGAAATGAAAAATGATGTTGCTAGATATTTAGTGGCACAAATAGATAAAAAGATTGTTGGCTATGTAGGGATATGGTTCATAGCTGGTGAAGGACATATAACAAATGTAGCAGTACATAGTGATTATAGAGGACAAAAGATAGGCGATAAACTTATAAAGCATCTTGTTGAAAAGTGTAAAGAAAATCATATATTTGCTATGACTTTGGAGGTAAGAGTTTCTAACTTAATAGCTCAAAACTTATATAAAAAATATGGATTTAAATTAGCTGGAATAAGAAAAGAATATTACAGTGACAATAAAGAAGATGCGATGATAATGTGGAGCCAATTAAAAGAGGTGTAG